In Drosophila yakuba strain Tai18E2 chromosome 2R, Prin_Dyak_Tai18E2_2.1, whole genome shotgun sequence, a single genomic region encodes these proteins:
- the LOC6531913 gene encoding trifunctional enzyme subunit beta, mitochondrial yields the protein MSLQNVCRRGNSFNLLNVTRKVQCRTLSAAVANPQPKQKNGQNIVLVDGVRTPFLTSGTTYSKLMPHELARHSLLSLLQKNRLDKELIDYIVYGSVIQEVKTSNIAREAALAAGFSNKTPAHTVTMACISSNAAITTGMGLIATNTYDVIVAGGVEFMSDVPIRHSRKMRSLLLKANKAKTLGQRLSLLSTFRPDFLAPELPAVAEFSSGETMGHSADRLASAFNVSRSEQDEYALRSHTLAKEAQEKGYFTDLVPFKVSGVDQIVDKDNGIRVSSPESLAKLRPAFVKPYGTVTAANASFLTDGASACIIMTEEKAKQLGLKPKAYLRDFLYVSQDPVNQLLLGPAYGIPKLLKKAGLTLKDIDSWEIHEAFAGQIVANLKALDSDWFCKTYLGLSEKVGTPDLSKWNNWGGSLSIGHPFAATGVRLCMHTANRLVREDGKLGVVAACAAGGQGVAMLIERYPGATAD from the exons ATGAGCCTTCAAAATGTCTGCCGTAGGGGCAATTCCTTCAACCTGTTGAACGTCACCAGGAAAG TTCAATGCCGCACTTTATCGGCCGCTGTGGCGAATCCACAACCGAAGCAGAAGAACGGCCAGAATATTGTGCTCGTCGATGGCGTCCGCACACCCTTCCTGACCTCCGGAACCACCTACTCCAAGCTGATGCCCCACGAACTGGCCAGGCACTCGCTTTT GTCGTTGTTGCAAAAGAACCGCCTGGACAAGGAGCTCATTGACTACATCGTGTACGGCAGCGTTATTCAGGAGGTGAAGACCTCCAACATTGCCAGGGAGGCAGCCTTAGCAGCTGGATTCAGCAACAAGACACCTGCCCACACTGTCACCATGGCCTGCATCAGTTCCAATGCG GCCATCACCACGGGCATGGGTCTGATTGCCACCAACACCTACGATGTCATCGTGGCCGGCGGCGTGGAGTTCATGTCTGATGTGCCCATTCGTCACTCCCGCAAGATGCGATCCCTGCTCCTGAAAGCCAACAAGGCCAAGACCCTGGGGCAGCGGCTGTCCCTGCTGTCCACTTTTAGGCCAGATTTCCTGGCCCCCGAGCTGCCCGCCGTGGCGGAGTTCTCCTCCGGCGAGACCATGGGACACTCGGCCGATCGTCTGGCATCCGCCTTCAACGTATCCCGCAGCGAGCAGGACGAGTATGCCCTGCGATCCCACACCCTGGCCAAGGAGGCCCAGGAGAAGGGCTATTTCACCGATTTGGTTCCCTTCAAGGTGTCCGGCGTGGACCAGATCGTGGACAAAGACAATGGCATCCGCGTGTCCAGCCCCGAGAGCCTGGCCAAGCTGAGGCCCGCCTTCGTTAAGCCCTACGGCACTGTGACTGCAGCGAACGCCTCCTTCCTGACAGACGGAGCCTCTGCTTGCATTATCATGACCGAGGAGAAGGCTAAGCAGCTGGGCCTGAAGCCCAAAGCTTATCTGCGCGACTTTCTGTACGTGTCGCAGGATCCCGTCAACCAGTTGCTGCTGGGACCCGCCTACGGAATTCCCAAGCTGCTCAAGAAGGCCGGACTTACCCTGAAGGACATTGACTCCTGGGAGATTCATGAGGCATTCGCCGGACAGATCGTGGCCAATCTGAAGGCTCTTGACTCCGACTGGTTCTGCAAGACGTATTTGGGCCTGAGTGAGAAGGTCGGCACCCCCGATCTGTCCAAGTGGAACAACTGGGGTGGTTCCCTGTCTATCGGCCACCCCTTCGCCGCCACAGGAGTCCGCCTCTGCATGCACACGGCCAACCGCCTGGTCCGCGAAGATGGCAAGCTGGGAGTGGTcgccgcctgtgcagctggAGGACAGGGCGTGGCCATGCTTATTGAGCGCTATCCGGGCGCCACCGCCGACTGA
- the LOC6531914 gene encoding transcription factor Ken codes for MKEFQRMLMLQYSKHGECILKEIGAAFRGEHPADLTIVCENKVKLHAHKLVLAAASPLIRNLLEDTHLSDCSTTVYFPDVNATYFKFLLDFLYSGQTCITSRDVNYLHDLLLLLQIKSDSWKTTDSAYLSSKCGGLRDRADRRKQQYTSPQNLEPDQTLKYEVDSVDESRNAADFSSAFNSNDNCESAAECERSGGHNSKEEDDDECTHKDNKSDKDTDEIVNLSNAPPSGTSGSNSNISASSNHQHHQQHHHHHHNNNNNNNNNSSSSTINPVNLSLDLRTKSENSASRTLGSGSDHSGIDLAVTASESTKRKGLFFDSHKDVMKPLSDGSDINSSPENYVVTPHRKRRPGFHNTQSDNQPFTSYPHSLLEELRLAKSTTSPISGFGSEKNMLAHLEDGALNGDTLTPDRKHLLEAQRNRAQSPEMPMHLGPQFVYQWQSNQNAAMSAMPNLQSRLSSLSHISLNLDHPEGRSGSASGSAANLAGSNTHASSVREYRCEYCGKQFGMSWNLKTHLRVHTGEKPFACRLCVAMFKQKAHLLKHLCSVHRNVITTTNGADTENRYSCCFCSMCFESVQELVRHLSGHHNNLLLTKNLRE; via the exons ATGAAAGAG TTTCAAAGAATGTTGATGTTGCAATACAGCAAGCATGGCGAGTGCATACTCAAAGAAATCGGAGCAGCCTTCAGAGGGGAGCACCCGGCGGACCTGACCATCGTCTGCGAGAATAAAGTGAAGCtacacgcccacaaactggTCCTGGCGGCCGCCAGTCCGTTGATAAG GAACCTGCTGGAGGACACCCACTTGAGCGACTGCTCCACCACCGTATACTTTCCGGACGTAAATGCCACCTACTTCAAGTTCCTGCTGGACTTCCTGTACTCCGGGCAGACGTGCATTACCTCGCGGGATGTGAACTATCTGCAcgacctgctgctgctgctgcagatcaAGTCGGACAGCTGGAAGACCACCGACTCCGCCTATCTGAGCAGCAAGTGCGGCGGCCTGCGGGATCGGGCAGACAGGCGAAAGCAGCAGTACACCAGCCCGCAGAATCTGGAGCCAGATCAGACGCTCAAGTACGAGGTGGACAGCGTAGATGAGTCGCGCAACGCCGCGGACTTCTCGTCCGCCTTCAACTCCAACGACAACTGCGAGAGCGCGGCCGAGTGCGAGCGGAGCGGTGGCCACAACAGCAAGGAGGAGGACGATGACGAATGCACCCACAAGGACAACAAGAGCGACAAGGACACGGACGAAATTGTAAATCTCTCGAATGCACCGCCCAGCGGCACCAGCggtagcaacagcaacatcagcgccagcagcaaccaccagcaccaccagcagcaccaccatcatcaccacaacaacaataataataacaacaacaatagcagcagcTCAACCATAAATCCCGTCAACCTTTCACTCGACCTTCGAACGAAGAGCGAGAACTCGGCAAGCAGAACCCTGGGATCCGGATCAGACCACAGCGGCATCGACCTGGCAGTGACAGCGAGCGAAAGCACGAAGCGCAAGGGCCTGTTCTTCGACTCGCACAAGGACGTAATGAAGCCGCTGTCCGATGGGTCTGACATCAACAGCTCGCCGGAGAACTACGTGGTGACGCCACATCGGAAGCGACGACCCGGATTCCACAACACGCAGAGCGACAACCAGCCGTTCACATCGTACCCACACAGCCTACTGGAGGAACTGCGCCTGGCCAAGTCCACAACCTCGCCCATTTCGGGCTTTGGATCGGAGAAGAACATGCTGGCGCACCTGGAGGACGGAGCACTAAATGGGGACACACTGACGCCGGACAGGAAGCATCTGCTGGAGGCGCAGCGCAATCGAGCCCAGAGTCCCGAGATGCCGATGCACTTGGGCCCGCAGTTTGTGTATCAGTGGCAGTCCAACCAGAACGCAGCCATGTCCGCAATGCCCAATCTGCAGTCGCGACTCTCTAGTCTGTCGCACATCAGCCTTAACTTGGACCATCCGGAGGGACGCAGTGGGTCTGCCTCCGGGTCCGCTGCAAACTTAGCCGGCAGCAACACGCATGCCTCCTCGGTGCGGGAGTATCGATGCGAGTACTGCGGCAAACAGTTCGGCATGTCCTGGAACCTCAAGACCCATCTGCGCGTCCACACAGGCGAGAAGCCGTTTGCCTGCCGCCTCTGCGTGGCCATGTTCAAGCAGAAGGCCCACCTGCTGAAGCATCTGTGCTCCGTTCACCGGAACGTCATCACCACCACTAACGGGGCGGACACGGAGAACCGGTacagctgctgcttctgctccaTGTGCTTCGAGTCGGTCCAGGAGCTCGTCCGCCACCTGTCCGGCCACCACAATAACCTGCTGCTGACGAAGAATCTGCGCGAATAG
- the LOC6531915 gene encoding leukocyte surface antigen CD53 has protein sequence MALPKKIKCFKYLVYSYVVLLALTGAAQIFLGTSLLWGHSVYYGMVQNKLWAPAAILLCLGPVTFILCWMGCQATNQRKRCLLGMFAALLVACICVQFIICGWSLAMRENLPTSVEIFIDDSFVEFLDKFSRTKVDNLHLWNRMQSQLQCCGVDGPLDYRRLSLPWSCCSRPEHAYESACDTHYKRGCLAVVSEQIRNRLLITAFGAAVIAIFQSLGIFCAVHLTILFGKNDNTHPMNMNRKKKQQQFLPLTIQDKRHDMPSPINLSPSAPGQRVLKTALPSAMHK, from the exons ATGGCATTGCCgaagaaaattaaatgttttaagtATTTGGTTTACAGTTATGTGGTGCTCCTAGCG CTGACTGGAGCTGCGCAGATCTTCCTGGGAACATCCCTGCTCTGGGGACACTCGGTCTACTATGGCATGGTGCAGAACAAGCTGTGGGCTCCGGCCGCGATTCTGCTTTGCCTGGGACCCGTCACCTTCATCCTCTGCTGGATGGGCTGCCAGGCCACCAATCAACGCAAGCGCTGCCTCCTGGGCATG TTTGCCGCCCTTTTGGTCGCCTGCATCTGTGTTCAGTTCATCATCTGCGGCTGGTCTCTGGCCATGAGGGAGAACCTACCCACTTCCGTAGAGATCTTCATCGACGACTCCTTTGTCGAGTTCTTGGACAAGTTTTCGCGCACCAAGGTGGATAACCTACATCTGTGGAACAGGATGCAGTCGCAG TTGCAATGCTGCGGCGTAGACGGACCTCTCGATTACCGCCGACTTTCGCTGCCCTGGTCCTGCTGCTCGCGTCCGGAGCACGCCTACGAGTCAGCATGTGATACCCACTACAAGCGCGGATGCCTGGCCGTCGTGTCGGAGCAGATCAGGAACAGGCTGCTGATCACCGCCTTCGGAGCTGCCGTCATAGCCATTTTCCAG AGCCTGGGAATCTTCTGTGCTGTCCACCTGACCATTTTGTTCGGCAAGAACGACAACACCCATCCCATGAACATGAACCGgaaaaagaagcagcagcagttctTGCCCCTAACCATACAGGATAAGAGGCACGACATGCCCTCGCCCATCAATCTATCCCCTTCAGCACCCGGGCAGCGGGTTTTAAAAACTGCTCTGCCCTCGGCCATGCACAAATGA